Within Lolium rigidum isolate FL_2022 chromosome 5, APGP_CSIRO_Lrig_0.1, whole genome shotgun sequence, the genomic segment ACTGGCCAACTCTCACCGAGTTGGGGCTCGTGTCAAAACTTGACAAGGATTGCTTTTGCAAACAACCTCATAGATGGCAGTATACCTTCTGAGCTTGGGAAGCTACAAAATCTTAATACCCTCAAACTGAGTTTCAATAGGCTGGCCGGTGAGATACCCGTAGAACTTGGAAAGTTAACCAGCCTGTACTGGATGGATTTAAGAAACAATCAACTATCTGGACAGATTCCTAAGCAAATCGGCCAGCTTAGCAATCTTGAGATTATTCGTTTCTCAAGAAATTTGTTGAGTGGTAAAATACCAGAAGAGATTGGAAGTTGTTTGAAACTACAATCATTAGATTTGAATGGCAACAACCTGAGTGGAAGTCTTCCTCGTAGTTTGGGCCATTTAGCTTCCCTGCAAAGCATGCTTGATCTTAGTATGAATAGTCTCAGTGGACTGATACCATCGGAACTTAGCCAACTACAGATGCTGATCTCTGCGAACTTCTCACACAATCAATTCAGTGGTGCCATCCCTGCCTCCATTGCAAGCATGCAAAGCCTGTCAATATTTGATGTATCATACAACTTCCTAGAAGGCTCTGTCCCAAAAGGGATCCACAATGCATCAGCTGAATGGTTTCTCCACAACAAAGGTCTTTGCGGAGACCTCATTGACATGTCTCCTTGTAATTTTCCCTCTGCAGATCATAGTCAAAAGCATCAAAAGATTATACTATCAGTCAGTCTTGCTATAATTGTGGCTACTGTTTCAATAGCAGCATGTGTAATAGCCCTTTTTATTTCCCGCAAGAAAGTGTCTCCAAAAAATGATTTTGAGAGCAAAAGGGATATTTTATCTGTATGGGGCTTCGATGGTAAAATGGCATTTGAGGATATCATTAATGCAACTGACAATTTTGATGAGAAGCATTGCATTGGAGAGGGATCATACGGTAGTGTTTATAAAGCTGAACTTCAAGATGAACAAGTGGTAGCAGTAAAGAAACTCCATGCAGGAGATGAAGAGGCACATGATGAAGAAAGATTCTTGCATGAGATTGAAGTGTTAACAAAAATTCGTCAACGCAGCATCGTCAAGTTGTATGGATATTGTTCTCATCCACGGTACCGATTCCTTGTGTGCCAATTTATAGAGAGAGGGAATCTAGCTTCTATCTTAAGCAATGAAGAAGAAGCAATCCAGTTCCATTGGCAAAGAAGGACAGCTCTGATAAGAGATGTGGCTCAAGCCATCACATACCTCCATCATGATGTTCACCCACCAATAATTCATCGAGACATCACAAGCAGAAATATCTTACTAGATGCTGAGTACAGAGCATTTGTCTCCGATTTTGGTATTGCAAGAATGTTAAAACCCGACTCGTCAAACTGGAGTGCACTCGCAGGGACATATGGCTACATAGCACCTGGTATGTTTATTCAGTACAATACTATATCCTATActtccctccgttccataattcttgtcatgGTTTTAGTTCTGAGGTAGTAGTAAATTGTGTTGCTTGGAATGCTCTGCACAAATGCATACTCCAACTTCTTATGTTCCTATGGTGGATGCAGAATTTTCCTACACATCTGTAGTTACAGAGAAGTGTGATGTGTATAGCTTTGGTGTCGTCGTGCTTGAGGTGTTGATGGGCAAACATCCAGGAGACATACAAGATTTTCTTTCTTTACTGGGTGACAAATTTCTACCGGAAGAAATTTTGGATAAACGACTTCCACAACCCAAAACTGAGGAGGAGGCAGAAGACGTGAAGCGGTGTATCTATGTGGCATTTGACTGCCTTGTTCCGTCGCCCAAAGAAAGGCCAACTATGCTGAAAGTCTATCGAGATCTTGCCATCTGAGGTTACATGTTAAATCTTTGCGGAATGTATCATCTTGGGCATGTTTAGTTCATAATAAACTTACGTTATCTTAGCTGTCCAAGCATCTGTGAACCAAATAACTAATACTATTTATGTTGGGCATCACAGAATGAATGGGTACACGTTATAATTATTTCCTGTTGATCATACAAATCATAGAACCAAGCTCATGATGAAAGGAGGCCTGGAAGTGATGATCACTTTCTGCCACCTGAACTTCTGTTATCTCCTAATAATCCGTGTTTACAACTTCTAACTAATAGGCGGTCTCTACAAATTGGACCCAGCAAAGTAATATGTTTAAGAACGGTAATACTAACATGCAGTCCGTAACCCCATCCATATAAGAAAGATAGGTAGAAAATCAATGCCAAGTTGAAGTACGTAAGTGCATCGCACTTTGCATAAGGGTCAGAAGAAAAGATGAGACACGGAAACGACttcggctggtgccaatgcatcaccccactataacctcgccacgtcagcttttccctcactctcatcccactctcacctcactctcaccaaacggtgccagtgcacgggctatagtgtcagctctcacttctctctcctccctacctcctccctaccgcctccctaccgcccccactagcaccgctatcgcctccctctcgccccgctctcgcctccaacgcgggctataggcgAGCGATACCGCGCCCTaacgccgggcgcccgcgccaccgcccgaCGCTACCGTCTCGCCCCGCTCTTGCCTCGCTATCGCCCCGTCGCGGGCGGTAGCGCCTCTCCtagcgcccgcgttggcaccagccttcaTTGACTCCTCCCCGGTGCCTATGTGAGAATGTGAGATACAGAGCCTTGACAGTGTACTTAAAATCCTAAACTTAACCCATACTTGCACGACTCTACTGGACAACTCTCTTTTTTTGAAATGCTGGACAACTCTCTTAATCCTTCTTCTGTTTCAATGGTACTGCCGAAATGTTCCTGATATTGCTAACTTTTTGCCCGGGATATTGGTTGCCCAGTACCTATCCACATGACCACAGCATATAAGATGCTTTACCGCAGGAAATGCAATTCATGGCATGGGAAGACCTAACGACAGCACAATCTAAAACAATGAAACATGTGAATAAGTACAAGGAAAACATGGTATAATACAAAATCCATTGAAACCGTGGAGATACGACATACAGCAGCTCAGCAAGATGACAATATGTCACTGATGCTGTAAACCTCTCTGATGTTAATAATGACAAAGTATGAGCCACCAAAATATATTATGTAGAGGTTGTAAAAAAAAGTAGTATGTAGAGACTGATTATTAACACAGGCTACACTCCAGCATAATGATGAATCACATACAGCAAAAAATGAAGTTGGCGCACTGAACTTGTCCTCAAATCAGCTTCCCGCAAAGCAAACATGAAATGCGATGCAAAACACAGTGATCTGTTGCAGCTCTTTGCTTCCTCGATTACAGAATCTCAGGGGAAAATAAGGTGCTTCCTAAACAATTTGTGGTGATAAAAGAATTGTAAGGAACATAAATTAACCACAGGAGTAACAATATCAAGCATTGCATGATTCAAATTGTCCCCGCAGGTAGATCAGAGATCTTGCGGCTCCTAAAATTGACAGAGTAGCCCTCAGCATTTTTTAAATGGAACATGCAGCAGCTGAACGCACCGAGGGAAGCCAATCTAGAagtcatcatcgtcttcctcggCCATGTGTTTTGCAAGTTCTTCCTCCTGCTGGAGTCTCTCTCGCCTCTTCTCAGCGCTTTCTTTTTCCTTGTGAGAATTCGGGGGAAATCTCAGAGCCTTGACTGCCTCATTGTGCATGTTCAGACAAAATGCAATCCTGGAGTTGAACGCAGCCTGTGGCTCGTTCGTTGAGTACACATCACCAGTCTCTTTTGACACCACCCAACCATTTGCATGATCAATGGTGGCATCAACTGCGCCATCTCTGATGGCCTTAGCAACAATGCACTCAGCATCAGCAACAGGATTCTCAGAATCCAACCTCAATTTCTTCGCAATGTCAGGAAGGGAGATCCGTGAATATGATATGCTAATGTTGCGCAGTCCAGTCCGAATGACATTGTGGCGCAGCCTAACAATCAAATTGGATGTCCTGTCTGCACTGAAAGTGCTTGCAAATTTTTCTGCAACAGCTTTGAACAATTCTAGGTCCCCAACCCTAACAGCCTGCAGATCATACATGAAAAGCAATTAAGAATGTACCATGCAGCAGTGCCATCTTTTTTTTAGGAAAGTGAACTTACATTTGTAAGCTCAAAATATGGTGTCAAAGCTGCCTTCATTCCTTTCTGCATGAAAACAGTCCTCTCCGGTATCTCCCCTAAGAGTAGCCTTACTATTATAGCCCATTTGTTGCACTGAATGCGGAATCCACGAGCTGCAGTGGGTGCTTTTCGTGCAGCTTGCAAGAGGCTCTCTTTAGCATCAGTGTATTCCAGCTGAATTGTTCTAATTTTGCCCAAGTAGAAGAGATACCGGCAGAACTGTGGTAGAAGTAGAGAGGTTAGTACTGGTCTACAATAAGATCTCTACATAAGCAAACGACATAATGACAATTGCATAGGTCAATCATCATTAAATCGATAACCAGCCTCGGCACAAACAACAAAGGAATATTGCATTTCTAATTCAACAGTAACAACTTAGCATACAAACAGGAGAGCAAACAAACTACTTGATGAATGATGATTACCTGCTGATTGGAATGTGCTTCAAAACGTGGTGCCTTTGACCTAAGTTTTTCTGCCTGGTCGTACAAGTTGTAGTGCAGGTAATTGCGAAGAAGCAGGTTAAGAAGGGTTTCCTGTCATAGAAACCAAAAGTCAACCACATGACCTTGACAATATTTAAGTTGTAAGTCTAAAACTGAAGACTAAGGTCTCAGGACAACCTGGCCAAGCTCATCACGGTGCAAAGTTGCCATCCTGTGCAACCCCAGGAGCGTTCTGCAGAGCACCAATTGTATGAGGCACATGAAAGCAGGACCAAACAGAAAAAAGTAACTGGTTACTACTCAGAGAGACGCGAGAGCATACTGAGACCAACAATTCATGATAGTTGGAATAACTCACCCACGAATTTCAGCAAGGCTGTTGGTGAGTTCATGGGCATATGAGTAATACGAGTACAGCCTAGAAGCCAAAACATCAACAGTCCTCCTATTGAGATTCTTCAGACGAGCAATGCTAGCATTGGCACATGCTTTAGCCTGGGGAGAAAATCAAGTTGGTATGTTTCACAAATGATGATGAAGTGGAAGAAATTCCAAGACATACCTCATCGTACTTCTTGTGATCAATAAGGAAAATCAACACAAGCAAGTAGCAGTATATTTCAATCTCTGGGAGACCATGCTTGATTGAAACTTGAGCTGCTGGAGCTGCAGTATCAACATCCATCTCACTTCCATCTTCCTAAAAAATGGTAACATTAAGATGAATGTCAAAAACCTCTGAGCAAGAGAAGACTCCAGTTTCAAATTTTTGATGTGTGCAGAATGAAACTGGAAGTTTTAACCCCTTCGCGTCAATTTGAAACTACATAGTACTCAATTTGGGGACTACCAATTAAGCATCAGAACAGAAGGAACCAGGTTCGAAAAACTCAATTGCAAAAACTCAAATGCTTGTACCGCATAACCATACGGTAACAGTTGCTTTACAACGATTATCTACATTATGGTTTTCCATTCGCTTCTCAATCAATCCAGAAAGATCTACCATGT encodes:
- the LOC124654687 gene encoding probable 26S proteasome non-ATPase regulatory subunit 3 codes for the protein MDVDTAAPAAQVSIKHGLPEIEIYCYLLVLIFLIDHKKYDEAKACANASIARLKNLNRRTVDVLASRLYSYYSYAHELTNSLAEIRGTLLGLHRMATLHRDELGQETLLNLLLRNYLHYNLYDQAEKLRSKAPRFEAHSNQQFCRYLFYLGKIRTIQLEYTDAKESLLQAARKAPTAARGFRIQCNKWAIIVRLLLGEIPERTVFMQKGMKAALTPYFELTNAVRVGDLELFKAVAEKFASTFSADRTSNLIVRLRHNVIRTGLRNISISYSRISLPDIAKKLRLDSENPVADAECIVAKAIRDGAVDATIDHANGWVVSKETGDVYSTNEPQAAFNSRIAFCLNMHNEAVKALRFPPNSHKEKESAEKRRERLQQEEELAKHMAEEDDDDF
- the LOC124654506 gene encoding probable leucine-rich repeat receptor-like protein kinase At1g35710; amino-acid sequence: MADSKVPSRTLHCQLLLSPVLLLILLLTSAQAEGRATPHRGTSLSAQAAALLHWKSSVRYSSKHQLGTWSADGAMTPCNWTGITCGNTRSRGGTTVKVVTGISLAGAGITGRLDTLRLQSLPYLVNLDISDNNLLSGAIPPGIGSLSMLLNLNLSVSQLGGHIPVSIGNLGRLTQMDLSMNNLTGQIPPALGNLSRLDILYLGGNRLSGDIPWQLGQLRNLREMDLALNVLSGQIPSTLANLTSLSYLGLADNRLSGPIPKELGQVQTLQGLLLENNTLDGTIPPSLGNLTMLMFLYTYKNQLTGTIPEELGMLSSLTKLDFSENRLTGSIPSSVAGNLTSLSFFSLFDNHITGSIPHEFGNLVNLEALDISFNFLVGSVPPSIGNMSSLSLISIFNNNISGELPAELGKLENLEALRFHLNQLAGVIPRSFGKLVRMTEMRLFSNQLSGPLPSALSNLTNLVLIAVNDNHLIGRLPEFCQSKKLQLLHVFNNNLDGPVPKGLRDCRSLKSLAITNNQIEGDIAEAFGVYPHLTDINLSSNRLTGQLSPSWGSCQNLTRIAFANNLIDGSIPSELGKLQNLNTLKLSFNRLAGEIPVELGKLTSLYWMDLRNNQLSGQIPKQIGQLSNLEIIRFSRNLLSGKIPEEIGSCLKLQSLDLNGNNLSGSLPRSLGHLASLQSMLDLSMNSLSGLIPSELSQLQMLISANFSHNQFSGAIPASIASMQSLSIFDVSYNFLEGSVPKGIHNASAEWFLHNKGLCGDLIDMSPCNFPSADHSQKHQKIILSVSLAIIVATVSIAACVIALFISRKKVSPKNDFESKRDILSVWGFDGKMAFEDIINATDNFDEKHCIGEGSYGSVYKAELQDEQVVAVKKLHAGDEEAHDEERFLHEIEVLTKIRQRSIVKLYGYCSHPRYRFLVCQFIERGNLASILSNEEEAIQFHWQRRTALIRDVAQAITYLHHDVHPPIIHRDITSRNILLDAEYRAFVSDFGIARMLKPDSSNWSALAGTYGYIAPEFSYTSVVTEKCDVYSFGVVVLEVLMGKHPGDIQDFLSLLGDKFLPEEILDKRLPQPKTEEEAEDVKRCIYVAFDCLVPSPKERPTMLKVYRDLAI